In the genome of Panthera uncia isolate 11264 chromosome B3 unlocalized genomic scaffold, Puncia_PCG_1.0 HiC_scaffold_1, whole genome shotgun sequence, one region contains:
- the SERPINA3 gene encoding alpha-1-antichymotrypsin, producing MCQHPRKPSTPGGRLWDLLTTSSSEAELRAVGMSPLLALGLLVAGLCPAVRCLLGGRLGPEIATQEVQHTGPPLDSLRLASSNTAFTFSLYKRLASKTPNKNVIFSPLSISTALAFLSLGARGTTLTEILEGLKFNLTETPDTEIHQGFRHLLQSLSRPSDELQLSVGNAIFVSEGLKLLEKFREDARALYASEAFSTNFQDSAAAEKLINDFVKNRTQGKIADLVKDLDLHTAMVLVNYIFLKAKWKTPFDPHNTFEAKFHVSKRRRVTVPMMDLEDVAVPYFRDERLACTVVELQYASNDSALFVLPDEGRMEAVEAALQPETLRGWRHSLRLRWIDNLYLPKFSISSSYNLETILPQLGVTKVFTNQADLSGITGERNLAVSQVVHKTVLDVTEVGTEAAAATGSKIMLMSGKIGPLTTVSFNRPFLLSVLSRDTQDILFWGKVANPNQA from the exons ATGTGTCAGCACCCACGAAAACCCAGCACTCCGGGCGGGCGGCTTTGGGATCTGCTGACTACATCCAGCTCAGAGGCAG AGTTGAGGGCAGTTGGAATGTCACCCCTCTTGGctttggggctcctggtggctggGCTCTGCCCCGCTGTCCGCTGCCTCCTGGGGGGCAGGCTTGGCCCCGAGATAGCCACCCAGGAGGTCCAGCACACGGGGCCGCCCTTGGACAGCCTCCGATTGGCCTCCAGCAACACCGCCTTCACCTTCAGCCTCTACAAGCGGTTGGCTTCAAAGACCCCCAATAAGAACGTCATCTTCTCCCCGCTGAGCATCTCCACCGCCTTGGCTTTCCTATCCCTGGGGGCCCGCGGCACCACCCTCACGGAGATCCTCGAAGGCCTCAAGTTCAACCTCACGGAGACCCCCGACACGGAAATCCACCAGGGCTTCCGGCACCTTCTGCAGAGCCTCAGCCGGCCCAGCGACGAGCTACAGCTGAGCGTGGGCAACGCCATATTTGTCAGCGAGGGGCTGAAGCTGCTGGAGAAGTTCAGGGAAGATGCCAGGGCGCTCTACGCCTCCGAGGCCTTCTCCACCAACTTCCAGGACTCGGCTGCCGCCGAGAAGCTTATCAACGACTTCGTGAAGAATAGGACCCAGGGGAAAATTGCGGACTTGGTCAAGGACCTTGACCTGCACACAGCAATGGTCCTGGTGAACTACATCTTCCTTAAAG CCAAATGGAAGACGCCCTTCGACCCCCACAATACGTTCGAGGCGAAGTTCCACGTGAGCAAGAGGAGGAGGGTGACGGTGCCCATGATGGACCTCGAGGACGTGGCGGTGCCTTACTTCCGGGACGAGCGGCTGGCCTGCACCGTCGTGGAGCTCCAGTACGCCAGCAACGACAGCGCGCTCTTCGTTCTCCCCGACGAGGGCAGGATGGAGGCCGTGGAGGCCGCGCTGCAGCCAGAGACGCTGAGGGGGTGGAGACACTCACTGCGGCTGAG GTGGATAGACAACCTGTACCTGCCCAAGTTTTCCATCTCCAGCAGCTATAACCTGGAAACCATACTCCCCCAGCTGGGCGTGACGAAAGTCTTCACCAACCAGGCCGACCTGTCGGGAATCACGGGGGAGAGGAACCTGGCAGTTTCCCAG GTGGTCCACAAGACTGTGCTTGACGTGACCGAGGTGGGCACGGAAGCAGCGGCAGCCACGGGAAGCAAAATTATGTTGATGTCTGGAAAAATTGGCCCACTGACCACTGTGAGCTTCAACAGACCGTTTCTGCTGTCCGTACTCAGCAGAGATACCCAGGACATCCTCTTTTGGGGCAAAGTCGCCAACCCCAATCAAGCCTAG